Proteins from one Rosa chinensis cultivar Old Blush chromosome 7, RchiOBHm-V2, whole genome shotgun sequence genomic window:
- the LOC112177303 gene encoding uncharacterized protein LOC112177303 produces the protein MSISNIELLNGSNYKKWKGDIELNLGILDFDHVLREDPPQEPAANASKETKDKYLQWHRHNRMALICMKKNMTDAVKGGVPDSENARVFFNSIGDKYKVSDKAETGNLMNKLIKMRFNG, from the coding sequence ATGAGCATCAGTAATATTGAACTGCTCAATGGATCAAACTACAAGAAATGGAAGGGAGACATTGAATTAAACCTGGGAATTCTAGACTTTGATCATGTGCTAAGGGAGGATCCACCACAGGAGCCAGCTGCTAATGCAAGCAAGGAGACTAAGGACAAGTACCTGCAGTGGCATAGGCATAATAGAATGGCCTTGATCTGCATGAAGAAAAACATGACAGATGCAGTGAAGGGAGGAGTTCCAGATTCTGAAAATGCAAGGGTGTTTTTCAACTCCATTGGAGACAAGTACAAGGTGTCTGACAAAGCTGAGACTGGAAATTTGATGAATAAACTGATCAAGATGAGGTTCAATGGATAA